From Sphingobacterium bambusae:
TTATCGAGACATCCAAACTGCAGGTCTACGACGTGCAAGATTATGCGATGCATATCTCGGGCATTATGTCCAGCGACTACTACATGAAGGAGATCTTCAACTCCACCTTGGAGCTGGGCAATGTAAAAACAGTGGCACTGCCAGCATATGAATCATCAGAAGCGCTACGCATTTGGCACAAGATAAACAAAGCAAGGAGGTGCATACGGCATTTCTCGGCCACCGAGCAACTGAACTTGCACGAGCTGTCATCGCTATTGCAGAACACTTTATTCATCAGCCGCGTCGATGCACATGGTAACGATGTCAAACACCGAAACATCCCCTCGCCGGGAGGCCTCTATCCCATCGACCTCTACTACCTGAACCTAAAGGCTATCGACGGGCTGGAGGTGGGCGCCTATTACTATGATCTACACCAAGGCAGCCTCAAAAAGGTATCGGATGAGACCATTGATGCGGCATTCCGCGAAAAAGTGTTTGATGCATTCTCCGTGACGGAGGGTGTGCCCACAGATATCGATTTCTTCAACGCCAGCGGCGTGGTCATTCTGGGTGGCACATTGAACCGCACGGCTTTCAAATATTTGGACCGAGGCATCAAATGGGTGTTCACCGAGGCGGGCTCCCTGATGAACAATATACAGCTTGTCGCCACGGCACAGGGAGGTGTGGGCACCTGCCCCTGCGCGGGCTTTATCGATGATGCCATCGCCGAGATCATCAATTTCAGGTCTATTGATCAAGTACCCATTATCAGCATAGTCGTGGGCAAACCCGTTAAGTAGTCATGTTATGAATCTGAGCTTAAACACCGAATATCTGTTGATTGGCGATATCGATCGTCAGGAAGTCGTGGTGCTGAAACACAAGCGTACGCATCGGGTCTTCCGCATGAGCAGCATGGAATACCGCATCATCGAACTTTATGCCAAGGGATATTCCAAGCAAAAGATCATCGCAACATTTGAGGCCGACTATGAGATCAGTATGGAGGTGCTGGATGCCATTATCAACTCGGCAACGACCCATTCCTTTGTTGTTGCGCGCGGCGGTTACGAACAGTTTCCCAAGTATAAGATACAACGTAACTTTATCTCGCTGTTGAACTACGGTATCTTTCTGGCCTTAAAACGCCTAAAGTTAAATCCAAACCGGATCAAGCTGGACACTGGCGGGAGTTTCAATTTGGCAAAGATCATCAAGTGGACACCGCGGCCCGTTCCCGCGCCCCTGTATCGCGCAGGTTCTCTAGCGCTTTTGGGGCTGCTGCTTTTTACGCTGCTATTCTTCGTCCTTTTTCGCGCGCAGTCCCTAGACTTCGCTCTTGTTTTTTACAACCTCAGCCACATCGGTTTTTTAACGATGCTGCTGATCGCCTTCCCTATTTCGCTGGTCATTTCGTTTTTTCACGAGCTCGCGCACTACATCGTCTACAAACGAAACGGCGGCACGCAGCACGAGCTGGGCCTAGGGCTGCTCTACGGATTTATACCAATCTTCTATACGGCGACGGAGGATATGGTTATTTGGCATAATAAATGGACGAAGATCAAGGTAGCCTTAGCGGGCCTAGCATCTGACCTATTTTTTCTGTGCCTGGGCCTGAGCCTATATGCATTGATAAGCTCGCCTTGGATCGCTGGCATTTGTTCATTTATTTTCCTGAATTTGGTGGTCAAGATTATTTACAACTGTAATCCGTTTTCACCCGGATCTGACATGTACTTTGTGTTTCTCGACTTGTTCAACCTAGATATCTCCTTTACCAATGCGCACGAGCAGGTAAAAGCGTTACGCAAGAACAAGCACACGAAGATACATTGGGGAAGCCTGGCCTATGCATTGGCCTGCTACCTTAGTATTACGGTATACCTGTTGTCTTTTTTATTGATTTTGTCTTTCCCGATTTGGATTAATTTTTTCATTTAATATGGATACACAAAACCTAATCTTTCAGTTGAAAAATGTTGACCTTAAGATCGAGGGCACCTTCATTCTAAACGACATCAACTTGGATGTCCAGAAAAATGAGCGTGTGTTTATCCTGGGCAATAACGGATCGGGAAAGTCCTCCTTGATCGAAGTTTTTTTGGATAATATCAAAGCCAGCGGCCAGATCCTGCGTCGCATGCCGGCAAAGCGCCACATAGGTTTGCTTTTCGATCAGGTTCCTTTCTCGCCACTCTATAAGGTCAAGGAAGTCGTACACCTATATGGACTGCTTTTCCATCTGGAACAAAATGCCTATCAACCGATCTTGGAACGATTGAACCTTCCGGCTATTATGCACAAAAAGATCGGCAAGCTCTCTACGGGCGAGCGCAAGCGGCTTGGCCTCTTTGCGGCCCTTTTCCACCATCCACAATTGCTGGTGCTGGACGAGCCGCTGAGCGGCATAGATCCCAATAGCGTGCAGCAGATCAATGAATTGATCTTTGCGCATCCACGCACGGTGATCATCGCCTCGCACGATTGGGAGAGTGCCGTCAAGTATGCCGATAAAATTGTTTTCCTGCATCAAGGAACGATCCTTGGCGGCGGCGCACGAAGCCCCACAGAATGGCTGTCTGAGGACTTCATCCCCTTTAACGAGAAGGTGGTGATTCAGGCCGACAGCGGCTTGTCGCTGGATGAGCTCAGGCGCCTTGCTCCGCTGACATTCGGCTACGAAAACCAATATGTGCTTTTCGGCTTTAATGCATCGCTGCTCGACTTTCTCTCTACGGCAAAGATCACCTACTCGAGGGCGCAGAAATCATTACATGATATTTACTACTACTTAATGACTAAACATGAATTGGAAGGCATTACTCTATAACACCTACTTGGATAGCTTGGCTTTTTTCCGCGTAAAAATAGCCCTGTTTTTTTCGTTTCTTTTTCCGTTGATGCTGTTTGTGATATTCTGCACCATCTGGGGCCGTGCAAACAGTGCATACATCGAGTTTCTTCTTCCGGGGATGATCGTGCTGATGTCCATCAGTGAAGGGCTATTTTCCGTCGGCCCCGTGATCAAAGATTACTATGCCTCGGGCATGATCAAACTGATCAAATTTCTCCCGGTCGATATCGCCCTATTTTTTATCTCGTTCATCTGCAGCCGCTTGGTATTCTTCTTGCTGTCGGTGTTGCTGCTGCTCATCACGGCCAAGGTATTTTTTGACTACAGCGCCGTAGCGATATACCCACGGCTGTTGGCCGGCAGTATTTTGAGCTTGGTTACCTTTTCGTTATTGGGGCTGTGCATATCCTTTTTAAGCAAGAAAGACAACAGCCGTACCCTGTCGAATATCGTGTATTTCATCCTCATTTTTATCGGCAACCTCTTCTACGCAACGGGCATACAAAGTGGTGTGTTCCGCTTCTTTCAGGATTTCTTGCCAACCAACCATCTGGTCGCTTTCATGCGCTCGGAAAACTTCAACCTGCTTGTCGTCTTCGCGTGGATCGTCGTACTGGCCATTGCTTTCCGCTTGCTGTTCCATAAAATAAGATACAGTCGGTCATGAGAAAAGTATTAGCATGCACAGCTCTTTTTTTGGCTTTAATGGCCGGTTGCCACGACTCGACATTGACGAACAGCACCTTTGTGGGGCAAGACACGGACAGCCTATTCTTCCATACTGAAGATGAAATCGAGCAGGCCTTTTCCAGCAGTTTTGCCTTGGGCAATATGGACACCCTTGTGCGCCTCGAGAAGAGGCTGCAAGCCTTTGACGGCCCGCTCGCGGCCTACTGGCGGGGCTATATCGCGTATTTGCAGGGAATATACCTGTTTACCGAAAACAAGCGCGACTCCTCTTCGCTGTATATCGAGCAAGGCATTGAAGTGCTCAAAAGCCAAGAGCTATCCTCCGAAAGCAGCGCCCTGTTGGGCATGCTATACAACTTCTCGGTGCAGTTTAGCAGCAACGTCATGATCCCCGTAATCAGCCACAAGGCCGACAGCTATTTCCAGCAATCACTAGCGCTGGATTCCAACAACCTGCGGTGCTACTTGGGCATGGCCAACAAGGACTACTACACGCCCGAGAAATTCGGGGGAAAGAAAAATGTGAACGACCTGTTGCAGAAGGCCCTAACAAAGCCGGACCGGCTAGACGAGGATGCGCGGCTGCCCAGCTGGGGGCGCGAGCAGGCGTACGAGCTGTTGATCCGGCATAATTTTGAATCGGGAAAAGTGGCCGCTGCCAAAACATATTACAAAGAGGCCGTTGAGCTGTTCCCGATGAATTATCAATTAATCCGTTTATCCTCATTATTTTTAGAATGAAAAAGAAACTGATCCCTCACCTGCTGAAAATAAGCGGGATGTTTATTGTGGCTTTGCTCTTGGTTATACCTGCACGGGCGCAAACTGGTCAAGGTGTCCTAAATGGCATCGAAAAGAAAATAGATGATGCCTTTAGCCAAGCATTCGTGACAAAGAAGCCCGATCAGCTGGAGAGCATAACGAAACTTTTGAAAGAACAGAAAAAATCGGCCCTGACAGACTATTGGCTGGCCTATGCCTACTACCTGAACAGCCTTTACTATGATAGCATAGGCGATGCCGATGAGGCCGAGTCGACGCTTTCCACCGGCATTGAGCTACTGAAATCGGGCAGCCAATCGTCCGAAAGCTATGCGCTGATGGGCACCATGCAAAACTATTCCATCAAGTTTATGAATATGCTATCGGCCAATAAGGCGGCGGAGGAAGCCACGCGTAACCTGTCCAAATCCATCAGCCTGGAGCCAAAAAACTTGCGGGGCTATTTGGGCTTGGGCCTTCAAGATTATTACACCCCCCCAGAATTTGGCGGCGCCACAAAAACGGAGGGTCTGCTGAAAAAAGCGCTGAGTATGCCCGATCAGCCGACAAAGAACCCAACGATGCCCTCTTGGGGTCGCAATGAAGCCTATATCACGCTGATCAGTTATTACATCAAAAAGAAAGATCTGGAAAAAGCAAAACAATATTATAAAGAAGCGTCAGCCAAATATCCGAATGATTATAGATTGCTCTCTCTATCTAAGAATCTTTTGTAGTCTGCTCATAAGCCTTTCCCCCCTCCTTACGCTGGGACAGCAGGCTTTTGAGGGGTTGGTCGTCGATGCGAACAAGAATCCGCTTTCCTATGTCTCGGTCAGCGTTGTTGCCCATGATTCGATGAGCACCCTGACCGATAGCGCGGGCTATTTTTCGATAACAGGGCTGCCCTCCGCTACCGAAGTAGAGGTATTATTCTCTCTGTTGGGTTATCAGTCCAAACAGGCTATTCTGCGCATGGGTAGCAAAGAAAGCCATATGCTGCTTGGCGAGTCGCAGACTTTACAGACCGTGGAGGTGTGGCGCTCGGTGAAAGATCTCACGTCGATCAATCTTGGCAAGCTGGATATATATACCAATCCCATTGCTGGGGCAGATGCACTCAACGCCCTGCAGATTTATGCCTACTCAAGCAATGTAGACGAAACGGCGAACCCCTCTTTTCGGGGGAGCGAGGCGGACCGCTCGCGGGTGTTTATCAACAGCGTACCCATCAACAGCCCGGTACGAAACTCCCAGATAAACGGTGTGGGCAATTTCAGTATCTTCAACACGGAGCTCATCCAGTCTATCGATGTCTTTCCGGGCAACCCGCCCTTGATCTACGGGAACACGGGCGCCGGTTTAATCGACATCAAAACATCCGAGTCGGTGAAAAACAGCACCCAGCTTAGCCTCTCCATCGCCAGTGTGGGTGCATTGATCAACCGCAACCTGTCTAAAGATGCCTTTACCCAGATCTATGCCAACCACCAATTTGATGGGCCGCTCCTGAAATTGAACAGCAAGGGCCTAGGCTTTCTCAAATCGTTCCGAACGACGGATGTCGGGTGGAATAGCAACTGGAAGGTCTCGGAGGCCGACAGGCTCAATTTTTATGCTTACTACATTGATGAATATGCCGAGCTGACATCGACAATAAATTTCAGCAATGGGCTGAACCAATCGGGAAAAAGGCGGGGCTTCTTTATCATGAACTACCAAAAGTCACTGTCAGACAAGCTGAACCTTGCCCTGAACAGCAGCTATGATATGGGCAAGAGCCGCATTGACTTCCTGCAGATCGATGTCGCCTCGACCTCCAGCACCCTGTTCAACTCCCTGTTGCTGAATTACCAAAAGGAAGGGCTGAATATCACGACCGGGCTGGAATACAACCTGCAGCAAAGCAGTATGCAGGGTGTGGGGCCTAGATTTTACTACAGCAATCACGATAGCTCGCAAACGCAAAGTGTGCAGGGCGACTTTGGCCAGCACATCCTCGAATCTTTCTTGCACGGCACATACAGCAGCAATAGGCTGACCTACAGCTTGGGGCTGCGCAAAAACGTGCCCTTGCAGCACGATGCCAACGGCATAAAGGGCTCGGACAGTTACTTTAGCTTTCAATCGTATATCAAATGGAAGATCAGTGCCATCCAAAACCTGATCTTCTCTGCCGGAAGATACCATAACTACACCGAGCCGAATGTCATGTACCAACGGCAGGCTCTCAATCAGACCGATCAGCTGGCGGTGGATTATGTGCTGAAACGAAAGAGCACTTCTTTTAATGCTTCGCTGTATGCAAAGCGTGAGCAGGGTATGTCCAACACCAGCTACGAGTTTTTGGAAAGCATGGCTTCACAACGAGAGATCATCGGCTTGGAGCTTTCCGTCCAGCAGAATTTTTGGAAGTACTTTCGCTTGCTTTCCTCCTTCAGCTTGATGGATGCTTCTTTCGATATCGAGGGCACACGCTACAATACGTCTAACAACATTCCCTATTTTTTCAAAAATGCATTGACCTTCAGCAAAAATAGGTTCAACATTTCATTGACTGCGCTCAACAGACCCGGCACACGGTATACCAGGGTAGTCGACGGCAACTACATCCCGGAAGCGCGGGCCTACGAACCGATCTACGAGCAGCAACTGAATGGCTCGCAACTTGGGGCCTACCATCGCTTGGATCTCAACATCAGCAAGCTGATTCCCATTAAAAACAATCTGCTGACACTTTACTTCAACGTCAACAACCTCTTGGGCGCTAAAAACCAACGCAACTTGATCTACACACCTGACTTCTCCGGATCTTCCTTTGAACATTTCAATGGCAACGTCATATTCCTTGGGGCCAACATAACTCTTTATTAGGTAAAACACTTTGCAAAAGCGCTTTACGGATGGCACAATGTGATCTCCCAGCTCCCCTTAAACCCGATCCTCTGGATGAATAGATTTTGATTTCGAGATTCCAATGTTTTCTGCTATTACCATTATATCTAAAAGACATAATTTGAGAGGGCTTATCAAACACCTTTTAAAACGAAGGGATAAGAAAACCGTATACCGAGCTAAAAATGACCAATTCGACAATGAGCCTTTTAGGCAATAACATTGAGCTTCTGACGATATTCTGCTAGGCCCGATTTTAGGAACTTTGTGATTATAAAAATTTCATTATATGATTATAGTAATGACAGGCGGCACGAGTGGGATTGGCGCCGAAGCTTTAAACAAAATTCGTGAAAATGAAGACAACACGGTCTTTGTTGGTGCAAGGCATGGAAACAGGACCTTGCAAAATGGTGCAAGGGCACTAACGTTAGATCTGTCTTCCTTAGAAAGTGTCAGGGCATTCGCGGAAAATATCCAGCAAAGCATTCAGCCGCACAAAATAGATCTATTGATCCTAAACGCGGGCGTGCAAGCAGGTAACAATAGCGAAGTTAATGCCGATGGCATTAATTTAACGTTCGCCATAAACCACTTATCACACTACCTGCTAATACGTTTACTCTTACCTTATATCGCCAAGGATGGTAGGATTTTGATTACGACCAGCGATGCTCATGATGCCCAAATTATTCCATTTGGACCAAAAACTATGGACATTCATAAACTGGCATTTCCCGATGAGAGTAGTCCAAAAGGAATGGCATTCTACGCAGCTACTAAACTATGCAATATATTGACTGCGGATACGCTACATCATAGCGTGCTAAGTCATGCTAACATACAAGTTATTGCTTACAATCCTGGTTTAACGGGTGACACGGGGCTGATGGGAAAGCAAACGGGGCTGCTGAAGATCGCTGTAAAAGTAGTCAGACCAATATTTCGATTTTTAAGCCTATTTAACCCTATGTTTTATATGAACACCGCGAAAAAATCTGGTGAAATTCTAGCTGGCTTAGCCTTGGGGAATATAAAATTGCCAAAGGGAAGCATGTATGCTTCTGTAGTTCGGGGAAAAGTCACATTCCCAAGCCCAGCAGTACTGGTAAAAGACGAAAATTTAAAAAGAGATTTATGGACGAAAAGCGCTAAAATGGTAAATTTATCAGCAGAAACAGTCTTATAAACATGTCCAATCTTTTTACCTCCGCCATTGTGTATTCATTGGATACAGCTACGCAAACAGAGTACGACAACATCCTCACGGAGCATGTGATGTTATTCCAACTTTCTGGTGAAATGACATTTGAAACGTCGGAACAGAAGATCGTGGCTCAGCCCGGACAAATTTATCTTGTTAGAAAACATCAATTTGTTAAAGCCACCAAAAAACCCATGGGTGGGCAAGCCTACCATGCGTACCTATTCATTTTAAAGGACGATGTGCTTCGTCAGTATGCCTTAGAAAAAGGCATCACGGTCCCTCAGCGATCAGCGTTTGATTCGAAACACTTTCTACTTTCCAAAAGTTTGATATTTGACTCCTTGATCTCATCTTTCTCCTTCCATGCTCGATCCACACTAGAGGTTGACCATCCCCTATCGGCACTCAAGGTTCGGGAAGCTATAGAGATACTGCTCCTGACAAACCCACAGCTGGAAAACTTTCTCTTTGATTTTTCTGAACCGTTTAAAATAGATCTTGAAAAGTTTATGCTGGCAAATTATAAGTTTAATGTGGGCATGGAACATTTCGCGACCCTCACCGGAAGAAGCTTGGCCACCTTTAAGCGAGATTTTCTAAAGGTATTTGGCGAAACTCCGGGACGGTGGCTGCATCACGCTCGATTGAAAGAGGCTCATTACCAAATTCAGAAACATAATAAAAAGCCCTCAGAAATATTTTTGGAAGTTGGGTTTGAAAGTTTCGCTCACTTTTCAAATGCATTCAAAGCTAAATACGGATACACACCTAAGTCTATTGCGCCATCGGTGTAATACCTCCGTCACATGGTGCACATGGCAACTCCGATTAAACATATAGATCGCTGTTAAGCACTTTATGTTAATTTTGAAACCGCTTAA
This genomic window contains:
- a CDS encoding SagB family peptide dehydrogenase, producing MIFTNNLFNDYISSCTRDFIETSKLQVYDVQDYAMHISGIMSSDYYMKEIFNSTLELGNVKTVALPAYESSEALRIWHKINKARRCIRHFSATEQLNLHELSSLLQNTLFISRVDAHGNDVKHRNIPSPGGLYPIDLYYLNLKAIDGLEVGAYYYDLHQGSLKKVSDETIDAAFREKVFDAFSVTEGVPTDIDFFNASGVVILGGTLNRTAFKYLDRGIKWVFTEAGSLMNNIQLVATAQGGVGTCPCAGFIDDAIAEIINFRSIDQVPIISIVVGKPVK
- a CDS encoding zinc metalloprotease, with the translated sequence MNLSLNTEYLLIGDIDRQEVVVLKHKRTHRVFRMSSMEYRIIELYAKGYSKQKIIATFEADYEISMEVLDAIINSATTHSFVVARGGYEQFPKYKIQRNFISLLNYGIFLALKRLKLNPNRIKLDTGGSFNLAKIIKWTPRPVPAPLYRAGSLALLGLLLFTLLFFVLFRAQSLDFALVFYNLSHIGFLTMLLIAFPISLVISFFHELAHYIVYKRNGGTQHELGLGLLYGFIPIFYTATEDMVIWHNKWTKIKVALAGLASDLFFLCLGLSLYALISSPWIAGICSFIFLNLVVKIIYNCNPFSPGSDMYFVFLDLFNLDISFTNAHEQVKALRKNKHTKIHWGSLAYALACYLSITVYLLSFLLILSFPIWINFFI
- a CDS encoding ABC transporter ATP-binding protein — translated: MDTQNLIFQLKNVDLKIEGTFILNDINLDVQKNERVFILGNNGSGKSSLIEVFLDNIKASGQILRRMPAKRHIGLLFDQVPFSPLYKVKEVVHLYGLLFHLEQNAYQPILERLNLPAIMHKKIGKLSTGERKRLGLFAALFHHPQLLVLDEPLSGIDPNSVQQINELIFAHPRTVIIASHDWESAVKYADKIVFLHQGTILGGGARSPTEWLSEDFIPFNEKVVIQADSGLSLDELRRLAPLTFGYENQYVLFGFNASLLDFLSTAKITYSRAQKSLHDIYYYLMTKHELEGITL
- a CDS encoding ABC transporter permease gives rise to the protein MNWKALLYNTYLDSLAFFRVKIALFFSFLFPLMLFVIFCTIWGRANSAYIEFLLPGMIVLMSISEGLFSVGPVIKDYYASGMIKLIKFLPVDIALFFISFICSRLVFFLLSVLLLLITAKVFFDYSAVAIYPRLLAGSILSLVTFSLLGLCISFLSKKDNSRTLSNIVYFILIFIGNLFYATGIQSGVFRFFQDFLPTNHLVAFMRSENFNLLVVFAWIVVLAIAFRLLFHKIRYSRS
- a CDS encoding TonB-dependent receptor, whose product is MIIDCSLYLRIFCSLLISLSPLLTLGQQAFEGLVVDANKNPLSYVSVSVVAHDSMSTLTDSAGYFSITGLPSATEVEVLFSLLGYQSKQAILRMGSKESHMLLGESQTLQTVEVWRSVKDLTSINLGKLDIYTNPIAGADALNALQIYAYSSNVDETANPSFRGSEADRSRVFINSVPINSPVRNSQINGVGNFSIFNTELIQSIDVFPGNPPLIYGNTGAGLIDIKTSESVKNSTQLSLSIASVGALINRNLSKDAFTQIYANHQFDGPLLKLNSKGLGFLKSFRTTDVGWNSNWKVSEADRLNFYAYYIDEYAELTSTINFSNGLNQSGKRRGFFIMNYQKSLSDKLNLALNSSYDMGKSRIDFLQIDVASTSSTLFNSLLLNYQKEGLNITTGLEYNLQQSSMQGVGPRFYYSNHDSSQTQSVQGDFGQHILESFLHGTYSSNRLTYSLGLRKNVPLQHDANGIKGSDSYFSFQSYIKWKISAIQNLIFSAGRYHNYTEPNVMYQRQALNQTDQLAVDYVLKRKSTSFNASLYAKREQGMSNTSYEFLESMASQREIIGLELSVQQNFWKYFRLLSSFSLMDASFDIEGTRYNTSNNIPYFFKNALTFSKNRFNISLTALNRPGTRYTRVVDGNYIPEARAYEPIYEQQLNGSQLGAYHRLDLNISKLIPIKNNLLTLYFNVNNLLGAKNQRNLIYTPDFSGSSFEHFNGNVIFLGANITLY
- a CDS encoding SDR family NAD(P)-dependent oxidoreductase, translated to MIIVMTGGTSGIGAEALNKIRENEDNTVFVGARHGNRTLQNGARALTLDLSSLESVRAFAENIQQSIQPHKIDLLILNAGVQAGNNSEVNADGINLTFAINHLSHYLLIRLLLPYIAKDGRILITTSDAHDAQIIPFGPKTMDIHKLAFPDESSPKGMAFYAATKLCNILTADTLHHSVLSHANIQVIAYNPGLTGDTGLMGKQTGLLKIAVKVVRPIFRFLSLFNPMFYMNTAKKSGEILAGLALGNIKLPKGSMYASVVRGKVTFPSPAVLVKDENLKRDLWTKSAKMVNLSAETVL
- a CDS encoding helix-turn-helix domain-containing protein, yielding MSNLFTSAIVYSLDTATQTEYDNILTEHVMLFQLSGEMTFETSEQKIVAQPGQIYLVRKHQFVKATKKPMGGQAYHAYLFILKDDVLRQYALEKGITVPQRSAFDSKHFLLSKSLIFDSLISSFSFHARSTLEVDHPLSALKVREAIEILLLTNPQLENFLFDFSEPFKIDLEKFMLANYKFNVGMEHFATLTGRSLATFKRDFLKVFGETPGRWLHHARLKEAHYQIQKHNKKPSEIFLEVGFESFAHFSNAFKAKYGYTPKSIAPSV